One window from the genome of Thermus sediminis encodes:
- the lon gene encoding endopeptidase La has translation MKELRLELPVLPLRNTLILPHTTTGVDVGRPKSKRAVEEALNADRYLFLVAQRDPEVDDPTPEDLYAVGTLAVVKQAMRLPDGTLQVMVEARNRARLLTYVAAPYLRAVGEILPEPPLQDKGLARVLVNEVQEAFERYLQNHKTLRLDRYQQEAVKSTLDPAILADLVAHYATWSLEEKQDFLETPGAEERLKKVLALLLRDLERFDLDRKIAARVKEQMDQNQREYYLREQMKAIQKELGGGEDFLSEIEELRERIEKKGMPEAVKDKALKELKRLERMQPGSPEATVSRTYLEWLLEVPWSEADPDTLDIAVTKRVLDEDHYGLKDVKERILEYLAVRQLTQGKEVKGHAPILCFVGPPGVGKTSLGKSIARSMNRRFHRISLGGVRDEAEIRGHRRTYIGALPGKIIQGMRQVGVVNPVFLLDEIDKLSSDWRGDPASALLEVLDPEQNHTFTDHYLDVPYDLSKVFFITTANTLSTIPKPLLDRMEVIQIPGYTLQEKRAIARHFRWPIQVKEAGLEGRLEITDGAIERIVQEYTREAGVRNLDRELSKVARKAAKEFLESPWEGVRVVDAPDLERYLGVPKYRPDKAEREPQVGLAQGLAWTPYGGTLLTIEAMAVPGTGKVNLTGNLGEVMKESAQAALTYLRAHREEWGLPEGFHKDFDLHIHVPEGAIPKDGPSAGITMATALASALTGRPVRMDVAMTGEVTLRGKVLPIGGVKEKLLAAHQAGIYKVLLPKENAPELKEVPEEILKDLEITFVEEVGEVLRLLLLPPSPPPLPAGERPQPGAGA, from the coding sequence ATGAAGGAGCTTCGCCTGGAACTCCCCGTCCTGCCCCTTAGGAACACCCTCATCCTTCCCCACACCACCACTGGGGTGGACGTGGGCCGCCCCAAGAGCAAGCGGGCGGTGGAAGAGGCCCTGAACGCCGACCGCTACCTCTTTCTGGTGGCCCAGCGGGACCCTGAGGTGGACGACCCCACCCCGGAGGACCTCTACGCCGTGGGCACCCTGGCGGTGGTCAAGCAGGCCATGCGCCTGCCCGACGGTACCTTGCAGGTGATGGTGGAGGCCCGGAACCGGGCCCGCCTCCTAACCTACGTGGCCGCCCCCTACCTCCGGGCCGTGGGGGAGATCCTGCCCGAGCCTCCCCTGCAGGACAAAGGCCTCGCCCGGGTCCTGGTGAACGAGGTGCAGGAGGCCTTTGAACGCTACCTGCAGAACCACAAGACCCTGCGCCTGGACCGCTACCAGCAGGAGGCGGTGAAGAGCACCCTGGACCCTGCCATTCTGGCCGACCTGGTGGCCCATTACGCCACCTGGTCCTTGGAAGAAAAGCAGGACTTTTTGGAGACCCCTGGGGCGGAGGAGCGTCTGAAGAAGGTTCTGGCCCTCCTCCTCCGCGACTTGGAGCGCTTTGACCTGGACAGGAAGATCGCTGCCCGGGTCAAGGAGCAGATGGACCAGAACCAGCGGGAGTACTACCTCAGGGAGCAGATGAAGGCCATCCAGAAGGAGCTCGGGGGTGGCGAGGACTTCCTCTCGGAGATAGAGGAGCTCAGGGAGCGCATAGAGAAGAAGGGCATGCCCGAGGCGGTCAAGGACAAGGCCCTAAAGGAGCTCAAGCGCCTGGAAAGGATGCAACCCGGCTCCCCCGAGGCCACGGTGAGCCGCACCTACCTGGAATGGCTCCTCGAGGTCCCCTGGAGCGAGGCCGACCCCGACACCTTGGACATCGCCGTCACCAAGAGGGTCCTGGATGAGGACCACTACGGCCTCAAAGACGTGAAGGAGCGCATCCTGGAGTACCTGGCCGTGCGCCAGCTCACCCAGGGCAAAGAGGTGAAGGGGCACGCCCCCATCCTCTGCTTCGTGGGTCCCCCCGGGGTGGGCAAGACCTCCTTGGGCAAGAGCATCGCCCGCAGCATGAACCGCCGCTTCCACCGCATCTCCTTGGGAGGCGTGCGGGACGAGGCGGAGATCAGGGGCCACCGCCGCACCTACATCGGGGCCCTCCCCGGCAAGATCATCCAGGGGATGCGGCAGGTGGGGGTGGTGAACCCCGTCTTCCTCCTGGACGAGATCGACAAGCTCTCCTCCGACTGGCGGGGCGACCCGGCCTCGGCCCTCTTGGAGGTCTTGGATCCCGAGCAGAACCACACCTTCACCGACCACTACCTGGACGTCCCCTACGACCTCTCCAAGGTCTTCTTCATCACCACCGCCAACACCCTCTCCACCATCCCCAAGCCCCTTTTGGACCGCATGGAGGTCATCCAGATCCCCGGCTACACCCTGCAGGAAAAGCGGGCCATCGCCCGCCACTTCCGCTGGCCCATCCAGGTGAAGGAGGCGGGGCTGGAAGGCAGGCTGGAGATCACCGATGGGGCCATTGAGCGCATCGTCCAGGAGTACACCCGGGAGGCGGGGGTGAGGAACCTGGACCGGGAGCTCTCCAAGGTGGCCCGGAAGGCGGCCAAGGAGTTCCTGGAATCCCCTTGGGAAGGGGTGCGGGTGGTGGATGCCCCCGACCTCGAGCGCTACCTGGGCGTGCCCAAGTACCGCCCCGACAAGGCGGAGAGGGAGCCCCAGGTGGGCCTAGCCCAGGGCCTGGCCTGGACCCCCTACGGGGGCACCCTCCTCACCATCGAGGCCATGGCCGTGCCCGGCACCGGCAAGGTGAACCTCACGGGGAACCTGGGGGAGGTCATGAAGGAGTCGGCCCAGGCGGCCCTCACCTACCTAAGGGCCCACCGGGAGGAGTGGGGCTTACCTGAGGGCTTCCACAAGGACTTTGACCTCCACATCCATGTTCCCGAAGGGGCCATCCCCAAGGATGGGCCCTCGGCGGGCATCACCATGGCCACCGCCCTGGCCAGCGCCCTCACGGGCCGCCCCGTGCGCATGGACGTGGCCATGACCGGGGAGGTCACCCTGAGGGGCAAGGTCCTGCCCATCGGGGGGGTGAAGGAGAAGCTTCTGGCCGCCCACCAGGCGGGGATCTACAAGGTCCTCCTCCCCAAGGAGAACGCCCCGGAGCTCAAGGAGGTGCCCGAGGAGATCCTCAAGGACCTGGAGATCACCTTCGTGGAGGAGGTGGGGGAAGTCCTGAGGCTCCTGCTCCTTCCTCCCTCCCCTCCCCCCCTCCCTGCCGGGGAGAGGCCCCAGCCAGGAGCGGGGGCCTAG
- a CDS encoding quinone-dependent dihydroorotate dehydrogenase translates to MHRLLFLLEPEKAHGLALEALSLWSGCGPLLEVPARLFRVEDPGLRVDALGLTFPNPLGLAAGMDKDARALPAWWALGFGFAEVGTLTPRPQEGNPRPRLFRLPEDRALINRMGFNNRGAEEAAGRLRAFRARGLPFPVGVNLGKNRDTPLERAFEDYLLALKALEPHGDYFVLNVSSPNTPGLRALQEGPFLDELLARLRPATPKPLLLKLSPDLSFTALDEALSLAKKHGLQGLVAVNTTLAREGLRSPLAREAGGLSGRPLKGRALEVLRHLAGGAEGMVLISVGGIETPQDAWERLKAGASLVQAYTGFVYGGPFFPRRLLKGLLRIMEAEGVGTLQDLRR, encoded by the coding sequence ATGCACCGCCTCCTCTTCCTCCTGGAGCCCGAGAAGGCCCACGGGCTCGCCCTAGAGGCCCTCTCCCTCTGGTCGGGGTGCGGGCCCCTCCTGGAGGTCCCGGCCCGCCTCTTCCGGGTGGAGGACCCGGGGTTAAGGGTGGACGCCTTGGGCCTAACCTTCCCCAACCCCCTGGGCCTGGCGGCGGGGATGGACAAGGACGCCAGGGCCCTCCCCGCCTGGTGGGCCCTGGGCTTCGGCTTCGCCGAGGTGGGGACCCTCACCCCCAGGCCCCAGGAAGGAAACCCCAGGCCCAGGCTCTTCCGCCTCCCCGAGGACCGGGCCCTCATCAACCGCATGGGCTTCAACAACCGGGGAGCGGAGGAGGCGGCGGGAAGGCTTAGGGCCTTCCGCGCCCGGGGGCTTCCCTTCCCGGTGGGGGTGAACCTGGGGAAGAACCGGGACACCCCCCTGGAAAGGGCCTTTGAGGACTACCTCCTGGCCCTGAAGGCCCTGGAGCCCCACGGGGACTACTTCGTCTTGAACGTGAGCTCCCCCAACACTCCCGGGCTTCGCGCCCTACAGGAGGGGCCCTTTTTGGACGAGCTCCTCGCCCGCCTCCGCCCGGCCACCCCTAAGCCCCTCCTCCTCAAGCTCTCCCCGGACCTCTCCTTCACGGCCCTGGACGAGGCCCTTTCCTTGGCCAAGAAGCACGGGCTCCAGGGCCTGGTGGCGGTGAACACCACCCTGGCCCGGGAGGGCCTGAGGAGCCCCCTGGCCCGGGAGGCGGGGGGGCTTTCCGGGAGGCCCCTCAAGGGGCGGGCCCTCGAGGTCCTGAGGCACTTGGCAGGGGGGGCGGAAGGGATGGTCCTCATCAGCGTGGGGGGCATAGAGACTCCCCAGGATGCCTGGGAGCGCCTGAAGGCGGGGGCTAGCCTGGTCCAGGCCTACACGGGCTTTGTGTACGGGGGGCCCTTCTTCCCCAGGCGGCTCCTAAAGGGCCTCCTAAGAATCATGGAGGCGGAGGGGGTGGGCACCCTCCAGGACCTCAGACGGTGA
- a CDS encoding Uma2 family endonuclease, translated as MLKKLLEADEVGLRLEWVGGLPLWEAHPTYRHQKAVDRIRQNIRPKEGGACGCIHVADVYVRFPDGSYKRPDIAIFCREPEELDEAITQIPEAVVEVVSRGYEAKDLEIAPRFYLSQGVKDVVVFDPYTLLVLHLRREGAYRHVSPVELELSSCRLTV; from the coding sequence GTGCTGAAGAAGCTCCTGGAAGCGGACGAGGTGGGCCTAAGGCTGGAGTGGGTGGGCGGTCTTCCCCTCTGGGAGGCCCACCCCACCTACCGCCACCAGAAGGCCGTGGACCGCATCCGCCAGAACATCCGCCCCAAGGAGGGCGGGGCCTGCGGGTGCATCCACGTGGCCGACGTCTACGTACGCTTTCCCGACGGCTCCTACAAGCGCCCCGACATCGCCATCTTCTGCCGGGAGCCCGAGGAGCTGGACGAGGCCATCACCCAGATTCCCGAAGCGGTGGTGGAGGTGGTGAGCCGGGGCTACGAGGCCAAGGACCTGGAGATCGCCCCCCGCTTCTACCTCTCCCAAGGGGTCAAGGACGTGGTGGTCTTTGACCCCTACACCCTCTTGGTCCTGCACCTGCGCCGGGAGGGGGCCTATAGGCACGTCTCCCCGGTGGAGCTGGAGCTTTCCAGCTGCCGGCTCACCGTCTGA
- a CDS encoding dihydroorotase, translating into MILIKNVKLVDARGERGPLDVLIGGGRILSLEGGEAPLVLDGTGKLLAPGFLDLHAHLREPGEEVKEDLATGLLAAVRGGYTDLVSMPNTKPPVDTEEAVLALKEKARHLGLARLHPGAALTLGQEGKTLSPAGPLKEAGAALLTDDGRTNEDAGVLAAGLLQAAPLGLPVAVHAEDASLRRNGVMNDGPLAHRLGLPGNPPEAEAARIARDLEVLRYALRRSKARPHLHIQHLSTKRGVELVREAKRAGLPVTAEATPHHLTLTEEALRGFDPLFKVAPPLRTEEDQEALLEGLLDGTLDAIATDHAPHTLAEKEWDLLRAPFGIPSLEIAFPLLYTELHLRRGFPLPRLVELFTDGPRRVLGLAPLHLEEGAEASLVLLDPKEAPVDPSRFASKARYSPWAGWVLAGWPALTLVEGRVVHRVE; encoded by the coding sequence ATGATCCTGATCAAAAACGTGAAACTGGTGGACGCCCGGGGAGAGCGGGGCCCCCTGGACGTCCTGATCGGCGGGGGGCGGATCCTCTCCCTGGAAGGGGGGGAGGCCCCTTTGGTCCTGGACGGCACCGGGAAGCTCCTGGCCCCGGGCTTCTTGGACCTCCACGCCCACCTCCGGGAGCCCGGGGAGGAGGTGAAGGAGGACCTGGCCACGGGGCTTTTGGCGGCGGTGCGGGGCGGGTACACGGACCTGGTCTCCATGCCCAACACCAAGCCCCCTGTGGACACGGAGGAAGCGGTCCTGGCCCTCAAGGAGAAGGCCCGGCACCTGGGCCTGGCCCGGCTCCACCCCGGGGCCGCCCTCACCCTGGGCCAGGAGGGGAAGACCCTGAGCCCGGCGGGGCCCTTAAAGGAGGCGGGGGCGGCCCTCCTCACCGACGACGGGCGCACCAACGAGGACGCCGGGGTGCTGGCGGCGGGGCTTCTGCAGGCGGCCCCCCTGGGCCTCCCTGTGGCCGTGCACGCCGAGGACGCCTCCTTGAGGCGGAACGGGGTGATGAACGACGGGCCCCTGGCCCACCGCCTGGGCCTTCCCGGAAACCCCCCCGAGGCCGAGGCCGCCCGCATCGCCCGGGACCTCGAGGTCCTCCGCTACGCCCTAAGGCGCTCAAAGGCCAGGCCCCACCTCCACATCCAACACCTCTCCACCAAGAGGGGGGTGGAGCTCGTGCGCGAGGCCAAGCGGGCGGGCCTCCCGGTGACCGCAGAGGCCACCCCCCACCACCTCACCCTTACCGAGGAGGCCCTAAGGGGGTTTGACCCCCTCTTCAAGGTGGCCCCGCCCCTCCGCACGGAGGAGGACCAGGAGGCCCTTCTGGAGGGGCTTCTGGACGGGACCCTGGACGCCATCGCCACCGACCACGCCCCCCACACCCTGGCGGAGAAGGAGTGGGACCTCCTAAGGGCCCCCTTCGGCATCCCCAGCCTGGAGATAGCCTTCCCCCTCCTCTACACCGAGCTCCACCTGAGGCGGGGCTTCCCCCTCCCAAGGCTCGTGGAGCTCTTTACCGACGGGCCCAGGAGGGTCCTGGGCCTAGCCCCCCTCCACCTGGAGGAGGGGGCCGAGGCCAGCCTGGTCCTCCTGGACCCCAAGGAGGCCCCCGTGGACCCCAGCCGCTTCGCCTCCAAGGCCCGCTACTCCCCCTGGGCCGGCTGGGTCTTGGCCGGGTGGCCGGCCCTCACCCTGGTGGAGGGGCGGGTGGTCCACCGGGTAGAATGA
- a CDS encoding aspartate carbamoyltransferase catalytic subunit, giving the protein MRHLLDFQGWTKQEVESLLDTAKVMREVLERPIKKVPALQGFAVATVFFEPSTRTRTSFELAARRMSADVVSFAAQTSSLQKGESYKDTLLTLEAMGVDAYVIRADAAGVPHQAARWVKGVVINGGDGQRAHPTQALLDAYTLLEALGSLEGRKIAIVGDILHSRVARSNAELLPLLGAEVFCAGPPSLLPQSLPGARLTPNLEEALEGADAVMVLRLQRERMEGGLIHLEDYIARYQVTEKRLARAKPTAPLLHPGPMNRDVELAGTLADSSRSLITQQVQNGVAVRMAVLYHLLVGRER; this is encoded by the coding sequence ATGAGGCACCTTCTGGACTTTCAGGGCTGGACCAAGCAAGAGGTGGAAAGCCTCCTGGACACCGCCAAGGTGATGCGGGAGGTCCTGGAGAGGCCCATCAAGAAGGTCCCCGCCCTCCAGGGCTTCGCCGTGGCCACGGTCTTCTTTGAGCCCTCCACCCGCACCCGCACCTCCTTTGAGCTAGCAGCGAGGCGGATGTCCGCCGACGTGGTCTCCTTCGCTGCCCAAACGAGCAGCCTCCAAAAGGGGGAAAGCTACAAGGACACCCTCCTCACCCTCGAGGCCATGGGGGTGGACGCCTACGTGATCCGGGCCGACGCCGCCGGGGTGCCCCACCAGGCGGCCCGATGGGTCAAGGGGGTGGTCATCAACGGGGGGGACGGCCAAAGGGCCCACCCCACCCAGGCCCTCCTGGACGCCTACACCCTCCTCGAGGCCCTAGGCAGCCTGGAGGGGAGGAAGATCGCCATCGTGGGGGACATCCTCCACTCCCGGGTGGCCCGGTCCAATGCGGAGCTCCTCCCCCTCCTCGGGGCCGAGGTCTTCTGCGCAGGGCCCCCTAGCCTCCTCCCCCAAAGCCTCCCCGGGGCCCGCCTCACCCCAAACCTGGAGGAGGCCCTGGAGGGGGCGGACGCCGTCATGGTCTTAAGGCTCCAGAGGGAACGGATGGAGGGAGGGCTTATCCACCTGGAGGACTACATCGCCCGCTACCAGGTCACGGAAAAGAGGCTTGCCCGGGCCAAGCCCACCGCCCCCCTCCTCCACCCCGGCCCCATGAACCGGGACGTGGAGCTTGCGGGCACCCTGGCGGATTCCTCCAGGAGCCTGATCACCCAGCAGGTGCAAAACGGCGTGGCCGTGCGCATGGCGGTGCTCTACCACCTCCTCGTGGGGAGGGAGCGATGA
- the pyrR gene encoding bifunctional pyr operon transcriptional regulator/uracil phosphoribosyltransferase PyrR, whose amino-acid sequence MRFKAELLNAEEMRRALYRIAHEIVEANKGVEGLALVGIHTRGIPLARRLARFIGEFEGKEVPVGLLDITLYRDDLSEIGHRPQVRETRIPFDLTGKAIVLVDDVLYTGRTVRAALDALMDLGRPRRIYLAVLVDRGHRELPIRADFVGKNVPTARSEVVKVKVAEVDGEDRVELWEKEAP is encoded by the coding sequence GTGCGCTTCAAGGCGGAGCTCCTAAACGCCGAGGAGATGCGGCGGGCCCTCTACCGCATCGCCCACGAGATCGTGGAGGCCAACAAGGGGGTGGAGGGGCTGGCCCTGGTGGGCATCCACACCCGGGGCATCCCCTTGGCGAGGCGCCTCGCCCGCTTCATCGGGGAGTTTGAGGGCAAGGAGGTCCCCGTGGGCCTCCTGGACATCACCCTCTACCGGGACGACCTCTCGGAGATCGGCCATAGGCCCCAGGTGCGGGAGACCCGCATCCCCTTTGACCTCACGGGCAAGGCCATCGTCCTGGTGGACGACGTCCTCTACACGGGGCGCACGGTCAGGGCCGCCCTGGACGCCCTCATGGACCTGGGGAGGCCCAGGCGCATCTACCTGGCGGTCCTCGTGGACCGGGGGCACCGGGAGCTTCCCATCCGGGCGGACTTCGTGGGCAAGAACGTACCCACGGCCAGGAGCGAGGTGGTCAAGGTCAAGGTGGCGGAGGTGGACGGGGAGGACCGGGTGGAGCTTTGGGAAAAGGAGGCCCCATGA
- a CDS encoding SPW repeat protein, whose protein sequence is MRRWQDGANLVPGVWLILSPWLLGFSGTPAAMWNAVIIGVVVGLMTLLHLRGGPMWEEWVNVILGVWLILSPWILGFSGMTGAMWNAVIVGILVGVLALSVARGTPKAA, encoded by the coding sequence ATGCGGCGTTGGCAAGACGGGGCCAACCTTGTTCCAGGCGTTTGGCTCATCCTTTCCCCGTGGCTCTTGGGCTTTAGCGGTACCCCTGCGGCCATGTGGAACGCGGTCATCATCGGGGTGGTGGTGGGGCTGATGACCCTTCTGCACCTCCGGGGTGGCCCCATGTGGGAGGAATGGGTCAACGTGATCCTGGGCGTCTGGCTCATCCTATCCCCCTGGATCCTGGGGTTTAGCGGGATGACGGGCGCCATGTGGAACGCGGTGATCGTGGGCATCCTGGTGGGGGTCCTGGCCCTCAGTGTAGCCCGGGGAACGCCCAAGGCCGCCTAA
- a CDS encoding sulfite exporter TauE/SafE family protein, translating to MSLLVGFLGGLFGGLVGLGGGTVMIPLMVGALGLSQHKAHGTSLVAVFFTGLMGAFAYGLQGSLDPKAGLLLALTAILTARYGARYAHSLPEARLKRAFGWFLLFVSLALLLRPYLAPVGLVRGEVAQDLALLLAGAFTGFLSGMMGVGGGTVMVPAMVLLLGMAQHTAQGTSLLAMVPASLVGAYAHFRLGNVERLLVPGLVPGVLLGTFLGGELAHLLPEGGLRFVFAAVLLWTAWRYLGAPGPGK from the coding sequence ATGAGCCTCCTGGTGGGCTTCTTGGGCGGGCTTTTCGGCGGGCTGGTGGGCCTGGGCGGGGGGACGGTGATGATCCCCCTGATGGTGGGGGCCTTGGGGCTCTCCCAGCACAAGGCCCACGGCACCAGCCTGGTGGCCGTCTTCTTCACCGGCCTCATGGGGGCCTTCGCCTACGGTCTCCAGGGCTCCTTGGACCCCAAGGCGGGCCTGCTTTTGGCCCTCACCGCCATCCTCACCGCCCGCTACGGGGCCCGCTATGCCCACAGCCTCCCGGAGGCCCGTCTCAAGCGGGCTTTTGGGTGGTTTCTCCTCTTCGTGTCCCTGGCCCTTCTCCTCAGACCCTACCTGGCCCCCGTGGGCCTGGTGCGGGGGGAGGTGGCCCAGGACCTCGCCCTCCTCCTAGCGGGGGCTTTCACCGGCTTCCTCTCGGGGATGATGGGGGTGGGGGGCGGGACGGTCATGGTGCCCGCCATGGTCCTCCTCCTGGGCATGGCCCAGCACACCGCCCAGGGGACGAGCCTCCTCGCCATGGTGCCCGCCAGCCTCGTGGGGGCCTACGCCCACTTCCGCCTGGGCAACGTGGAGAGGCTCCTGGTGCCAGGCCTCGTCCCTGGCGTCCTCCTGGGCACCTTTCTAGGGGGGGAGCTGGCCCATCTCCTGCCCGAGGGGGGCCTAAGGTTCGTCTTCGCCGCCGTCCTCCTCTGGACGGCCTGGCGCTATCTCGGTGCCCCGGGTCCAGGAAAGTGA
- a CDS encoding 2-hydroxyacid dehydrogenase, whose product MRVFVTRTLPGPALERLREEGLEVDVYQGLLLPREELLKKVEGVVGLIPTVEDRIDGEVMDRAGPGLKVIACYSVGVDHVDLLAARERGIRVTHTPGVLTEATADLTLALLLAVARRVVEGVDYAREGRWQAWHPELLLGLDLGGLTLGIVGMGRIGQAVARRAEAFGMRVVYHSRTEKPLPYPHLPLDDLLASAEIVSLHAPLTPETHRLLNRERLFAMKRGAILLNTARGALVDTEALVEALEGHLFGAGLDVTDPEPLPLGHPLYARKNAVLTPHVGSAGRRTRERMAEMAVENLLSVLKGQEPPNPVA is encoded by the coding sequence ATGAGGGTCTTCGTCACCCGCACCCTACCGGGGCCCGCATTGGAGCGGCTTAGGGAGGAGGGCCTCGAGGTGGACGTCTACCAGGGCCTCCTCCTCCCCCGGGAGGAGCTCCTAAAAAAGGTGGAGGGGGTGGTGGGCCTCATCCCCACGGTGGAGGACCGGATAGACGGGGAGGTCATGGACCGGGCGGGGCCAGGCCTCAAGGTCATCGCCTGCTACAGCGTGGGGGTGGACCACGTGGACCTCCTGGCCGCCCGGGAGCGGGGCATCCGGGTCACCCACACCCCCGGGGTCCTCACCGAGGCCACCGCCGACCTCACCCTGGCCCTCCTCCTGGCCGTGGCCCGGCGGGTGGTGGAGGGGGTGGACTACGCCCGGGAGGGGCGCTGGCAGGCCTGGCACCCCGAGCTCCTCCTGGGCCTAGACCTTGGGGGCCTTACCCTGGGGATCGTGGGCATGGGCCGGATCGGCCAGGCGGTGGCCAGACGGGCCGAGGCTTTTGGAATGCGGGTGGTCTACCATAGCCGCACCGAGAAGCCCCTCCCCTACCCCCACCTCCCCCTAGACGACCTCCTGGCCTCCGCCGAGATCGTCTCCCTCCACGCCCCCCTGACCCCGGAAACCCACCGCCTCCTGAACCGGGAAAGGCTCTTCGCCATGAAGCGGGGGGCCATCCTCCTCAACACCGCCCGGGGGGCCCTAGTGGACACCGAGGCCCTGGTGGAGGCCCTGGAGGGCCACCTCTTCGGGGCAGGGCTGGACGTGACCGACCCCGAGCCCCTGCCCCTGGGCCACCCCCTTTACGCCCGCAAGAACGCCGTCCTCACCCCCCACGTGGGCTCCGCCGGACGGCGCACCCGGGAGCGCATGGCCGAGATGGCGGTGGAAAACCTCCTTTCCGTCCTCAAGGGCCAGGAGCCCCCCAACCCGGTAGCATAG
- a CDS encoding TldD/PmbA family protein, whose amino-acid sequence MTLEEAKGYVLRRAKELGLEAELLFVENRELSLRAQGGRLEELKEARQGGVGLRVVAGGRVGYAYTEELSQEALDWALEEARENALLSAKEGAIPPGKPLGSHDLLGEGLSAPLEAKRQAALSLEKALQEDPRVRAVLMGGYLEREARVVLESTQGAQGGYRTGLAGLMGSFVMAEGESRKQGWEVKLGKEFHTLEPGRTALEFREKTGRLLGAKPLKTGRYRAYLEPEAMASLLMVFAQALSGKAALEGKSRLWGRLGERIGSELVTLIDDPTLEKGLLSRPFDAEGTPARPTVVVEGGIFRTFLHNSETARALGQENTGHASRSYKGTLGVAPSNLYLAPVGDLRLTEGVVVTEFMGLHAGANPVSLDFSLQALGLWVEEGEVRHAVENFAVSGNLLELFQAVEAVGNDLDWVLLDAAYGSPTVAVAELSFAGA is encoded by the coding sequence ATGACCCTGGAAGAGGCCAAGGGCTACGTGCTCAGGCGGGCCAAGGAGCTGGGCCTCGAGGCCGAGCTCCTTTTCGTGGAAAACCGGGAGCTCTCCCTAAGGGCCCAGGGAGGGAGGCTAGAGGAGCTCAAGGAGGCAAGGCAGGGCGGGGTGGGCCTCCGGGTGGTGGCTGGGGGCCGGGTGGGCTACGCCTACACCGAGGAGCTTTCCCAGGAGGCCCTGGACTGGGCCTTGGAGGAGGCCCGGGAAAACGCCCTCCTCTCCGCCAAGGAGGGGGCCATCCCCCCGGGGAAGCCCCTGGGGAGCCACGACCTCCTGGGGGAGGGGCTTTCCGCCCCCCTCGAGGCCAAAAGGCAGGCGGCCCTGAGCCTGGAAAAGGCCCTCCAGGAAGACCCCAGGGTCAGGGCGGTCCTCATGGGGGGGTACTTGGAGCGGGAAGCAAGGGTGGTCCTAGAGAGCACCCAGGGTGCCCAAGGGGGCTACCGCACGGGGCTTGCCGGGCTCATGGGAAGCTTCGTCATGGCGGAAGGGGAAAGCCGCAAGCAGGGCTGGGAGGTGAAGCTTGGCAAGGAGTTCCACACCTTGGAGCCCGGCCGCACCGCCCTGGAGTTCCGGGAAAAGACGGGGAGGCTCTTGGGGGCCAAGCCCCTGAAGACGGGCCGCTACCGGGCCTACCTGGAGCCCGAGGCCATGGCGAGCCTCCTCATGGTCTTCGCCCAGGCCCTCTCCGGTAAGGCGGCCCTGGAGGGGAAAAGCCGCCTTTGGGGAAGGCTTGGGGAGCGGATTGGGAGCGAGCTCGTCACCCTCATAGACGACCCCACCCTGGAAAAGGGCCTCCTCTCCCGTCCCTTTGACGCCGAGGGCACCCCGGCCCGGCCCACAGTGGTGGTGGAGGGGGGCATCTTCAGGACCTTCCTCCACAACTCGGAGACCGCCAGGGCCCTGGGCCAGGAGAACACCGGCCACGCCAGCAGGAGCTATAAGGGCACCCTGGGGGTAGCCCCCAGCAACCTCTACCTGGCCCCCGTGGGGGACCTGAGGCTCACGGAGGGGGTGGTGGTCACCGAGTTCATGGGCCTCCACGCCGGGGCCAACCCCGTGAGCCTGGACTTCTCCCTCCAGGCCCTGGGGCTTTGGGTGGAGGAGGGGGAGGTCCGGCACGCCGTGGAGAACTTCGCCGTTTCCGGGAACCTTCTGGAGCTTTTCCAGGCGGTGGAGGCCGTGGGGAACGACCTGGACTGGGTCCTCCTGGACGCGGCCTACGGGAGCCCCACAGTGGCCGTGGCCGAGCTTTCCTTCGCCGGGGCATGA